GCCCACCGGGGCGAGGTGGATCCGGCGCTGGCCTCCGAAGTGGCTTCCCTGACGTGGGTGCGGCTGGGGCAGGTGGACCGCATCGTGCGCGCCTTCCGCGACGCGGGCGTCACCCGGGCGGCGATGGCCGGTGGCATTGGTCGGGTGCGCGCGTTCACCGAGGCCCGGCCGGACCTGGGCGCGGTGCGCATCCTCTCGCGCCTGCGCAGTGTGCGCGATGACGCCCTGCTGCGCGCGGTGGCGGACTACTTCGAGTCCCACGGCGTCACCATCGTGGCCCCCACGGATTGGTTGGCGCAGGCCCTGTGTCCCGCGGGGCACCTCGCCGGTCCGTCCCTGAACCCCTCCCAGGAGAAGGACGTGGCGCTGGGGCGCGAGGTGGCCACGCTGCTCGGACAGGCGGACGTGGGCCAGACGGTGGTGGTGCGCCAGGGCCACGTGCTGGCGCTCGAGGCGGTGGAAGGCACCGACGAGGCCATCCGCCGGGGCGCGAAGTACGGCGGCGCGGGCGCCGTGGTGGTCAAGCGCTGCAAGCCCGGGCAGGACCTGCGCTTCGATCTGCCCGCCGTCGGCCCCCGCACCCTGGACGTCATGAAGGAAGTGGGTGCCACCGTGCTGGCGTTGGAAGTGGGGAAGACGGTGCTGCTGGACGCACCCGAACTCTTCCGGAAGGCCGACACCACGGGCATTTCCCTCGTGGGTGTGCCCTGAGGGAGCGGGTGGGCTGCTCGCTCCCGGAGAAGGTCGGAGAGCGGATGGTCCCTCGTTCCTCGGTCGGGAATGTTCGAGCCCGAAGGAGCTGTTACGAACATCACCGCCGGGAAGGACCCGGATGCGCGTTGCAGGGGGCCCGGGTGCTGACCAGGGTGCCTCCTTCTCGATGACCCCCGTCTTCCGCCGCGATGGCGGACGGTGCCGCCCCAAGGAGAACCCACGGATGAAGCGACTCGTGCTCCCCGCCCTGCTCGCCTTTGCCTTCCCTGGTTGCATGCACGCGCCAGCGCCCGTTGCCGCTGCCCCCGAGGATGAGGCGG
This sequence is a window from Cystobacter ferrugineus. Protein-coding genes within it:
- a CDS encoding LpxI family protein, producing the protein MERIGLIAGNGRLPFLFASAARAQGLEVVAVAHRGEVDPALASEVASLTWVRLGQVDRIVRAFRDAGVTRAAMAGGIGRVRAFTEARPDLGAVRILSRLRSVRDDALLRAVADYFESHGVTIVAPTDWLAQALCPAGHLAGPSLNPSQEKDVALGREVATLLGQADVGQTVVVRQGHVLALEAVEGTDEAIRRGAKYGGAGAVVVKRCKPGQDLRFDLPAVGPRTLDVMKEVGATVLALEVGKTVLLDAPELFRKADTTGISLVGVP